In Clostridium sp. DL-VIII, the following proteins share a genomic window:
- a CDS encoding NADP-dependent isocitrate dehydrogenase — protein MDKIKMSNPIVEMDGDEMTRIVWGAIKEELLNPFIELNTEYYDLGLEYRNETNDQVTVDAAEAIKKYKVGVKCATITPNAARVKEYNLKEMWKSPNGTIRAILDGTVFRVPIVVDCVKPYVRSWNKPITIARHAYGDIYKAVEMKVEGKAKCELVVTSENGEEKRALIHNFSDEGVVMGMHNLNKSIESFARSCFNFALDVKQDLWFASKDTISKTYDHTFKDIFQELFENEYKVKFEEVGISYKYTLIDAAVANIMKCSGGIVWACKNYDGDVMSDMLAAAFGSIAMMSSVLVSPEGNYEYEAAHGTVQDQYYNHLKGEETSTNSVATIFAWTGALRKRGELDENSALINFADKLEKASIKTIEDGKMTGDLAALAEHESIQKLNTFDFIKAVRKTLEEML, from the coding sequence ATGGATAAGATTAAAATGTCAAATCCAATCGTTGAAATGGATGGAGATGAAATGACAAGAATAGTTTGGGGTGCAATAAAAGAGGAATTATTAAATCCATTTATTGAATTAAATACAGAATATTATGATCTTGGGCTAGAGTATAGAAATGAAACTAATGATCAAGTTACTGTAGATGCAGCAGAAGCAATTAAGAAATATAAGGTAGGCGTAAAATGTGCAACTATTACACCTAATGCAGCAAGAGTTAAAGAATATAATTTAAAAGAAATGTGGAAAAGTCCTAATGGTACTATTAGAGCAATACTAGATGGAACTGTATTTAGAGTACCAATTGTGGTTGATTGCGTAAAGCCGTACGTTAGATCATGGAATAAACCAATTACAATAGCAAGACATGCTTATGGGGATATATATAAGGCCGTAGAAATGAAGGTTGAAGGTAAAGCTAAATGTGAGCTTGTAGTTACTTCTGAAAATGGTGAAGAAAAGAGAGCCTTAATACATAACTTTTCTGATGAAGGCGTTGTTATGGGAATGCATAATTTAAATAAATCAATAGAAAGCTTTGCAAGAAGCTGTTTTAATTTTGCATTAGATGTTAAACAGGATTTATGGTTTGCAAGTAAAGATACAATTTCAAAGACATATGATCACACTTTTAAGGATATATTTCAAGAATTATTTGAGAATGAGTATAAGGTAAAATTTGAAGAAGTAGGAATAAGTTATAAATATACATTAATAGATGCAGCTGTAGCTAATATAATGAAATGCAGCGGAGGAATAGTTTGGGCATGCAAGAATTATGATGGAGATGTAATGAGTGATATGCTTGCGGCTGCATTTGGATCAATTGCCATGATGTCTTCAGTATTAGTTTCACCAGAAGGAAATTATGAATATGAAGCTGCTCATGGAACAGTACAGGATCAATATTATAATCATTTGAAAGGTGAGGAGACTTCAACTAATTCTGTAGCAACGATATTTGCATGGACAGGTGCCTTAAGAAAACGAGGAGAGCTGGATGAAAACAGTGCGCTAATCAATTTTGCAGATAAATTGGAAAAGGCTTCAATTAAGACTATTGAAGATGGAAAGATGACTGGTGATTTAGCTGCACTTGCAGAACATGAAAGTATTCAAAAGTTAAATACCTTTGACTTCATTAAAGCTGTTAGAAAGACATTAGAAGAAATGCTTTAG
- a CDS encoding methyl-accepting chemotaxis protein, producing the protein MNSNKVISIKNIIVVISLIGSIATRIILNFLFKVPAEASISLGLAGLITLPILGIFIWKKVNPKITMCGACVSMIIYIVIMMTTNPNLSNYCIIFYAMFVAVLYEDIRAIMIMGVSGLFLIISLFLRYKDTVFSGMDTMQNLPFLVLYIVLGVIMFCILGYLSKSTYNKLENSMIESEENKKKNERLLEKTKINSIELNSNNNDIKVSIEATSEASKQMLKASDQVASNVMNEVTGVNEIKTHINHGVNEITEIKKSSKEVTELSNLTNEIVTKGVGKVEMLNAKVSNINVNIEKVVKSMGSLSEMNDEISNILVTLNGITEQTNLLSLNASIEAARAGEAGKGFAVVAEEVKTLASSSQEFTKQIDNLLGQFSEIIKTVTVEVANEKEAIQTCDSFSKEVSELFITIRENSNNILEKSTVVDSKTNASESYLNETLSEMNNLSDDVENVAAFMEEILASINDLTSNIQEISKRYKNIDVITNDMNQIISEL; encoded by the coding sequence ATGAATAGTAATAAAGTTATCAGTATAAAAAATATTATTGTTGTAATTTCATTAATAGGATCAATAGCAACAAGGATAATACTCAATTTTCTATTTAAAGTGCCAGCAGAGGCAAGTATTTCATTGGGGTTAGCAGGATTAATAACATTACCTATTTTGGGGATATTTATATGGAAGAAGGTTAATCCTAAAATTACTATGTGTGGTGCATGTGTGTCAATGATAATATATATAGTTATTATGATGACTACAAATCCTAATTTATCGAACTATTGTATCATTTTTTATGCAATGTTTGTAGCAGTTCTTTATGAAGATATTAGAGCAATAATGATTATGGGAGTAAGTGGTTTATTTTTAATTATATCTCTCTTTCTCAGATACAAAGATACAGTATTTAGTGGAATGGATACTATGCAGAATTTACCGTTTTTAGTCTTGTATATAGTATTAGGTGTAATAATGTTCTGTATTTTAGGATATTTAAGTAAAAGCACATATAATAAGTTAGAAAATTCAATGATTGAAAGCGAAGAAAATAAAAAGAAGAATGAAAGACTTTTAGAAAAAACAAAAATAAATTCAATTGAATTGAACAGCAATAATAATGACATAAAAGTCAGTATTGAAGCTACTAGTGAGGCGTCAAAGCAAATGCTTAAGGCGAGTGACCAGGTTGCTAGCAATGTTATGAATGAAGTCACTGGAGTTAATGAAATAAAAACACATATTAATCATGGTGTAAATGAAATTACTGAGATTAAGAAATCAAGTAAAGAAGTTACAGAATTATCAAATCTAACAAACGAGATAGTGACAAAAGGTGTAGGAAAAGTAGAAATGTTAAATGCTAAAGTGTCAAATATTAATGTTAATATAGAAAAAGTAGTTAAATCAATGGGATCTCTTTCAGAGATGAATGACGAGATAAGCAATATTTTGGTAACTTTAAATGGAATCACAGAACAAACAAATCTATTATCGTTAAATGCATCAATTGAAGCTGCAAGAGCAGGGGAAGCAGGTAAAGGGTTTGCAGTTGTAGCAGAAGAAGTAAAAACTTTAGCTAGCAGTTCACAAGAATTCACTAAACAGATAGATAATCTATTAGGACAATTTTCAGAAATAATTAAGACAGTTACAGTTGAAGTTGCAAATGAAAAAGAAGCAATACAAACCTGTGATAGTTTCTCTAAAGAGGTAAGTGAATTATTTATCACAATAAGAGAAAATTCAAATAATATTCTAGAAAAATCAACTGTTGTTGATAGCAAAACAAATGCTTCAGAGAGTTATTTAAATGAAACATTAAGTGAAATGAATAATTTAAGTGATGACGTAGAGAATGTAGCAGCATTCATGGAAGAAATCTTAGCGAGTATTAATGATTTGACAAGCAATATTCAAGAAATATCAAAAAGGTATAAAAATATTGACGTTATAACAAATGACATGAACCAAATTATAAGTGAATTATAG
- a CDS encoding ketoacyl-ACP synthase III, translating into MKHYNIKIKDIAVYYPYNVVGNEHFIEHFEAINVDVNGLMTHLGREQRYLADEEETSLTMAFEACSKVLRYSNVSAESIDMIILSSETPEYTSPSNALKLNNMLGAKNAHIVYDINNNCIGMLTALDLASTYAKIKKNIKNILVVGTLLISSVVNKNDPVTYSNFGDSAAAVLLEAIEEDKESGFIDSNFFTDSSYHDSIVMPACGYSKIYDDKISEESKRWSWNPFDFSFLAEKWSELILELVSKNDLKAADIDHFVFSQFSKPDAIKTLEILNVDSENFSYVGDEFGYTGTTSPIFGLRNAIRLGKVKEGAKVILCSVGAGYTMSCLLYKF; encoded by the coding sequence ATGAAGCATTACAATATTAAAATTAAGGATATAGCTGTCTATTATCCTTATAATGTGGTTGGAAATGAACATTTTATTGAACATTTTGAAGCTATTAATGTAGACGTAAATGGATTAATGACTCATCTAGGAAGAGAACAAAGATATCTAGCAGATGAAGAGGAAACCTCTCTTACAATGGCTTTTGAAGCTTGTAGCAAAGTTTTGCGCTATTCTAACGTTAGTGCGGAAAGTATTGATATGATAATATTATCTTCAGAAACACCCGAATACACTTCTCCAAGTAATGCCTTAAAATTAAATAATATGCTGGGAGCTAAAAATGCTCATATAGTTTATGACATAAATAATAATTGTATTGGTATGCTTACAGCGTTGGATCTAGCAAGTACATATGCTAAAATCAAAAAAAATATTAAAAATATTTTGGTAGTTGGAACTTTGTTGATAAGTTCAGTTGTAAATAAAAATGACCCAGTTACATATTCTAATTTTGGAGATTCAGCAGCGGCTGTATTATTAGAAGCTATTGAAGAAGATAAGGAAAGTGGTTTTATTGATTCGAATTTTTTTACAGATTCAAGTTATCATGATTCAATTGTTATGCCAGCGTGCGGCTATTCAAAAATCTATGACGATAAGATTAGTGAAGAAAGCAAAAGATGGAGCTGGAATCCATTTGATTTTAGTTTTTTAGCTGAAAAATGGAGTGAATTAATTTTAGAGTTAGTAAGCAAAAACGATCTTAAAGCAGCAGATATAGATCATTTTGTATTTTCCCAATTTTCAAAGCCTGATGCTATTAAAACTTTAGAAATATTAAATGTTGATAGTGAAAATTTTTCATATGTTGGCGATGAATTTGGATATACTGGAACTACCAGTCCAATTTTCGGTTTAAGAAATGCTATAAGATTAGGAAAAGTTAAAGAAGGAGCAAAGGTTATCCTTTGCTCTGTTGGTGCAGGGTATACAATGAGTTGTTTATTATACAAATTCTAA
- a CDS encoding alpha/beta hydrolase codes for MIFKKDDLEFELLNGSKKSDINLVYIHGSGCDKRFLRALADQTNEYDCYLLDLPGHGGSDDTGYTVDNYINSIYSFVKDLKNVILIGHSLGGTLALSVLSKKLPDIKGSVIISSTANFYKLDKTFMEKIHAGIIDMNYLIECTGNPNDPLAIEAISYIGPPETIIEDFLIDEMVNVEYCLKDINVPTIIITGEDEILTLVEYSEYLNRHIKGSELIIFPNERHMLPITQREQIGKIIMNLTASIDKAF; via the coding sequence ATGATTTTTAAAAAAGATGACTTAGAATTCGAATTATTAAATGGAAGCAAAAAAAGTGATATAAATTTAGTTTATATTCATGGTTCTGGCTGTGATAAACGTTTTTTACGTGCACTTGCAGATCAAACAAACGAATATGATTGTTACTTACTGGACTTGCCTGGACATGGCGGTTCTGATGATACTGGCTATACTGTAGATAACTATATTAATTCTATATATAGCTTTGTAAAAGATCTAAAAAATGTAATCCTAATAGGACACTCCCTAGGTGGAACACTTGCGTTATCGGTTTTATCAAAAAAACTTCCAGATATAAAAGGAAGTGTAATTATTAGTTCTACAGCAAATTTTTATAAACTTGATAAAACTTTTATGGAAAAAATTCATGCTGGAATAATAGATATGAATTATTTAATTGAATGCACTGGTAATCCAAATGACCCTTTAGCTATAGAAGCTATAAGCTATATCGGCCCCCCTGAAACAATCATAGAAGACTTTTTAATAGATGAAATGGTGAATGTTGAATATTGTTTAAAAGATATAAATGTCCCTACTATTATAATTACTGGAGAAGATGAAATATTAACACTTGTAGAATATTCGGAATATCTTAATAGACATATAAAAGGCTCTGAGCTTATTATATTTCCAAATGAAAGGCATATGTTACCTATAACTCAAAGAGAGCAAATCGGTAAAATTATTATGAATTTAACAGCCTCTATTGATAAAGCTTTCTGA
- a CDS encoding glutamine synthetase III, producing the protein MNKINEIFASNVFSDAVMKERLPKATYKALKKTIEKGTSLDPEVADVVAAAMRDWAVEKGATHFTHWFQPMTGITAEKHDSFISPTADGKVILEFSGKELIKGEPDASSFPSGGLRATFEARGYTAWDCTSPAFIKDGSLCIPTAFCSYNGEALDKKTPLLRSMEALDKQALRVLRVLGNTTTQKVITTVGPEQEYFLIDKKMYDARKDLILTGRTLFGAKPSKGQELEDHYFGTIKERVSDFMKEVDEELWKLGILAKTKHNEVAPAQHELAPIFSTTNISTDHNQLTMEVMKKVAEKHGLYCLLHEKPFAGVNGSGKHNNWSMGTNDGMNLLEPGKSPHDNKQFLLFLCAVIKAVDEYPDLLRVSAANAGNDHRLGANEAPPAIISIFLGDQLEDVLEQIEKGPATSSKSASELTIGVNTLPPLPKDATDRNRTSPFAFTGNKFEFRMVPSSASIAGCNFVLNTIVAETLSEIADKLESATDLDAEIQTILTDIVKNHKKVIFNGNGYSDEWVAEAERRGLPNIKSTVESAKAMISEKNQAVLEKHGVLTKVEATSRYEITLENYNKTINIEALTTLEMAKRQIIPAVIKFATSLATSINTIKATGVSADISVQTELLTEVSTLTASLNKNVALLEKLVEKADNFEGDIFDLGMLYRYEVFEQMNTLRADADKLETLVDKEFWPLPTYSDMLFNV; encoded by the coding sequence ATGAACAAAATTAATGAAATTTTTGCTTCAAATGTATTCAGCGATGCTGTAATGAAAGAACGTCTTCCAAAGGCTACTTATAAAGCTTTAAAAAAGACAATTGAAAAAGGAACTTCTCTTGATCCAGAAGTTGCAGATGTTGTTGCTGCTGCAATGAGAGATTGGGCTGTTGAAAAAGGGGCGACTCATTTTACTCACTGGTTCCAACCAATGACTGGAATCACTGCTGAAAAACATGATTCTTTCATAAGTCCAACTGCTGATGGAAAAGTTATATTAGAATTCTCAGGTAAGGAATTAATTAAAGGTGAACCTGATGCATCATCATTCCCTTCTGGAGGACTCCGAGCTACTTTTGAAGCTAGAGGATATACTGCATGGGATTGTACTTCACCAGCATTTATCAAGGATGGTTCATTATGTATACCTACTGCATTCTGTTCTTATAATGGAGAAGCTTTAGATAAGAAAACTCCATTATTACGTTCAATGGAAGCTTTAGATAAACAAGCCCTACGTGTTTTAAGAGTACTAGGTAATACTACTACTCAAAAAGTTATTACAACAGTAGGTCCGGAGCAAGAATATTTCTTAATTGATAAGAAAATGTATGATGCTCGTAAAGACCTTATATTAACAGGAAGAACATTATTCGGAGCAAAACCTTCAAAAGGACAAGAACTTGAAGATCATTACTTCGGAACAATAAAAGAAAGAGTTTCTGATTTCATGAAAGAAGTAGATGAAGAACTTTGGAAGCTTGGAATATTAGCTAAAACTAAGCATAATGAAGTTGCACCTGCTCAACATGAATTAGCTCCTATATTTAGTACAACTAATATATCAACTGATCATAACCAATTGACAATGGAAGTAATGAAGAAAGTTGCAGAAAAACATGGCTTATATTGCTTACTTCATGAAAAACCATTTGCTGGGGTAAATGGATCAGGAAAGCACAATAACTGGTCAATGGGAACTAATGATGGAATGAATCTTCTTGAACCAGGTAAATCTCCACATGATAATAAACAATTCCTTTTATTCCTTTGTGCTGTAATAAAAGCTGTTGATGAGTATCCAGATTTATTAAGAGTATCAGCTGCTAATGCTGGAAATGATCATAGATTAGGTGCAAACGAAGCTCCACCAGCTATAATCTCTATATTCTTAGGAGATCAATTAGAAGATGTATTAGAACAAATTGAAAAGGGTCCTGCTACAAGTTCTAAATCTGCAAGTGAGTTAACTATTGGAGTAAATACATTACCTCCACTTCCTAAGGATGCAACTGATAGAAACAGAACTTCTCCATTTGCATTTACTGGAAACAAGTTTGAATTTAGAATGGTTCCATCATCAGCATCAATTGCTGGATGTAACTTCGTTTTAAATACAATAGTTGCTGAAACTTTATCTGAAATTGCAGATAAATTAGAAAGTGCTACTGATTTAGATGCAGAAATCCAAACAATCTTAACTGATATTGTTAAGAACCATAAGAAAGTAATCTTTAATGGTAATGGATATTCAGATGAATGGGTTGCTGAAGCTGAAAGAAGAGGACTTCCAAACATAAAGTCTACAGTAGAATCAGCTAAAGCTATGATTTCTGAAAAGAATCAAGCAGTACTTGAAAAACATGGAGTATTAACTAAAGTAGAAGCAACATCTCGTTATGAAATTACTCTTGAAAACTACAACAAGACTATAAATATAGAAGCGTTAACAACACTTGAAATGGCAAAACGTCAAATTATACCTGCTGTAATTAAGTTTGCTACAAGTCTTGCAACATCAATAAATACAATTAAGGCTACTGGAGTTAGTGCTGATATATCAGTTCAAACAGAATTATTAACTGAAGTTTCAACATTAACAGCTTCATTAAATAAAAATGTAGCTCTTCTTGAAAAATTAGTTGAAAAGGCTGATAATTTCGAAGGTGATATCTTCGATTTAGGAATGTTGTACAGATACGAAGTATTTGAGCAAATGAATACTTTAAGAGCAGATGCTGATAAGCTAGAAACTCTAGTAGATAAAGAATTCTGGCCACTTCCAACTTATAGCGATATGTTATTCAACGTTTAA
- a CDS encoding CPBP family intramembrane glutamic endopeptidase: MKILKCNNKLIKSLLKIGGLFLAFYITLNILSDIFFMIYKAVILAVNPEFAVNNALYANYLNKQLSSISSFPSVCLILIQCICMIFYVILFWGIFERKSIKDIGLTKTKGSLSDLCFGVIIGAMSFIIVALVLICTKSVKLQSGLSKTSILYPLIIQLIIFIFVGISEELFSRGYCMNILKEGRKSWFIPIIVSSVIFSLLHSMNQGISLLAYINLFLFAVFMAGIYIKTKNLWMCIGYHTAWNYFQGPIFGFSVSGAETDSLYNIRVISSNIINGGSFGPEGGLVVTMVLVISIFITYKFSSHR; encoded by the coding sequence ATGAAAATTCTAAAGTGCAATAATAAGTTAATAAAATCTTTATTAAAAATAGGAGGTCTTTTTTTAGCTTTCTATATAACGCTAAACATACTGTCTGATATTTTTTTTATGATCTATAAAGCAGTTATTTTAGCTGTAAATCCAGAATTTGCAGTTAATAATGCTCTGTATGCAAATTATTTGAATAAACAGCTTTCAAGTATTAGCAGTTTTCCATCTGTGTGTTTAATATTAATTCAATGTATTTGTATGATATTTTATGTTATTCTATTTTGGGGAATATTTGAAAGGAAGAGTATCAAAGATATAGGTCTTACTAAGACAAAAGGCAGTTTGAGTGATTTATGCTTTGGAGTAATTATAGGTGCAATGTCATTTATAATAGTTGCTCTTGTACTTATATGTACTAAGTCAGTAAAATTACAAAGTGGCTTGAGTAAGACAAGTATTTTATACCCATTAATTATACAACTAATTATTTTTATTTTTGTTGGAATAAGTGAAGAACTTTTTTCTAGAGGATATTGTATGAATATTTTAAAAGAAGGCCGAAAGTCTTGGTTTATTCCGATTATAGTTTCATCTGTGATTTTTTCGTTGTTACATTCAATGAATCAAGGTATAAGTCTCTTAGCGTATATTAATTTGTTCTTATTTGCAGTTTTTATGGCAGGAATATATATTAAGACTAAAAACTTATGGATGTGTATAGGCTATCATACAGCGTGGAACTATTTTCAAGGTCCTATTTTCGGATTTTCAGTAAGTGGTGCTGAGACAGATTCTTTATACAATATAAGAGTGATAAGTTCTAATATAATTAATGGAGGGAGTTTTGGGCCGGAAGGTGGATTAGTAGTTACAATGGTGCTTGTAATTAGTATATTTATAACCTATAAGTTTTCATCTCATAGGTAA